Below is a window of Methanocaldococcus jannaschii DSM 2661 DNA.
AGACAAGAGATAAAATAAATTCTACTGTTAAAAGGAGACCATGGTTTCAACCATTTTGTCCTTCTGTTTTAGAAGAAGAAAGAGAAAGATTATTTGAAAAGTCTTATAAACATAAACATATGGCAATAGCGTTCAGAATGAAAAAAGAATTTTGGGATAAGTTACCTTCTGCAATGCATATAGACGGAACAGCGAGACCACAATTCGTTGAAGAAAAAGATAACCCAAATTACTATAGATTACTAAAAAAATTCAAGGAGATTACTGGTTATGGAATTGTTATAAACACATCTTTTAATTTGCATGGAAGAACAATTGTTAGAACTCCTGAGGATGCAATAACTGATTTCATTGATTGTAATATTGACGCAATGTTTATTGAAGGTTATTTAGTAAAGAGAAAAATATAAAAGTTGAGGGATTAGAATGTCCAACAAAAAGAAACAATTAACTGTAATGGGGACTGTTTGGGATTTCTGGTCAGTGTTAAAAATGTTTGACAAACTTTATGAATCAAAATATATTTCATTTTATGAGCCATGGTTAAAGGGCGAAATTGACAAAGAAAAGATAATACTATTTAACGAAAAATCTAAAAATCCTCTACTTTGGCCGTTTAAAATTTTAAAAAGAACTTATAAGATACTAAAAATTATTAGAGAATTCAAGCCAGATTTAGTTATAACCCATCATGATGATGCAAATGTTTCAATAATTCCAGTAATATTATTAAATAAAATTTTTAAAATATCCAACAATACTAAATTTATTTTATGGGTTAGGAACAACCCAATAGAATCATATAAAGAAGGTCTTTATTCTAAAATTATTATACTGGCATATAAATATTTTTATAAATATGCAGATATTATAATTGTTCAAACACAGGAAAATAAGAAAATAATAGAATCTCATTTTAAATCATTAAAAAATAAAACTAAAATTGTTCCGAATGTTTATGAAATTGATAAACTTCAACAACTATCTAACGAACCATTGGAAAAACAATATCGAAATATCTTTAAAGATTCTTTTGTATTTATAAATATTGGAAGATTAACCGAACAAAAAGGACAGTGGTTTTTAATCAGAAGTTTTAAAAGGGTTACTGAAAAATACCCAAACGCTAAACTAATAATTCTTGGAGATGGGGAGTTAAAAAATAAACTTCAAGAATTAATAAATAAATTAAACTTACAAAATAATGTTTATCTTTTAGGCATGCAGAAGAATCCATTCAAATTTTTAAAGCATTCGAATTGTTTTGTTTTCTCATCTTTGTGGGAGGGATTACCAAACACTGTTATAGAGGCGTTATCGTTAAACCTCCCTGTAATATCAACTGATTGTAAAACTGGTCCAAGGGAAATCTTATGCCCAGAGTTAAATATAAGTGATAAAATCGATTATCCTTATTATGGAAAGTATGGGATATTAACTAAACCATTTTCAAGAGAGTTTATATGGCAAGATTTAAATGAAAAACCTTTAATCGAAGAAGAGAAAATGTTAGCTGATTTAATGATTAAGATGATTGAAGATGAAGATTTGAGAAAGAGATATTCTAATGGGTTAGAAAGAGCTAAGGATTTTGACATTGAAAAGATAATTAAAGAATGGAAACTATTAATTGAGGGAACAATATGATTGTAGAAATATATAACTTTAATTTCATTAGAATTAACGAAAAAGAAATAAAATTATTTTATAACACATATCCACCATTAAAAAAATTAGAGTGTTATCTTGATTTTATAAAGGAGTTAGTATCTAACTCATACAAAAATAACAAATTTATTAAAAAGGATGAGTTTGAGCATTTAGTATATAACACTTTCTTATATTTTTTAATTAATTGGGATAACCTATATCACACAAATCAAATGCCATTCTATATCTGGTATAATTTTAAAGAAAGAGTTGATGATATATTAAAATCAGAAAAAGATATAACATTTATTTTAAATCAGAAATATGTAAATATTGATTATTTTGGAAAATATTTAAAAAAATTTACCAATAATATAAAATCAAAAAATAAAAATAGAATAGTGGATTATATTATGGAAAATTTTCAAGGTAATTTAATTATGCTATATTTTTTAGTTAGAAAAATAATAATGAACAAAAATAACAATTACAGGTTTGATATATTATTTATAACAGATTACGACAGATATTATGGAAATAATAGATTTTTTGGTAATCATTTATTTAAGAATGAAGAGTTTAAAAAACTATTAAAAAATTTTGATATTAATTTAACAGATAAGAATTACTCAATTTTATTTACTAAGTATAATTTTATCAATTTGCCAAAATATATTAAAGATTACTATAAAAAGAGACAAGATTACCTATTTATTGAAGATATTTTAAATTTAAAGTTGGGTTTTGATATATTGCTAAACTCTTCTAAAATTTTTAAAAAAGTAAATTTAACTAACTACAATGATGAACATGAAAAGTTTATTCATACAATGTTTAATATATTCTTAAAACATAAATTACCTTTTGTTTTATGGTTCTATTTATCTATAAAGGATTATATCTCAAAAACCAATATTAAATGTATTGTTGGGGACTCTGAAAGAAACTTCATGTTTTATCTGTGCAATATTTATAGGTTGTGGAGAAAAAATATAAAAACTATCGCCTTTAGTCATGAGGTAATTAACAATAACTATATCCATCTTCCAATATCGGAAAAATATAGTTGTATTCCAGATTGTAAATTAGTTTGGAACGAAAATATAAAAAAACTCTTAATTGATAAATATAACTTTCCGAAAGATAAAGTTATTGTCTTTCCAGACCCAAGATTCTTATATTGGAAAAAATATCCTAAAAAAGAAAAAACGATATTATTTGTATCTCAAGGTTATCCTGAATTTTATGAAGAGATATTTAATACTTTTAGAGATAAAAAATTAATAAATACTTTAATCGAACATGGTTATTCTTTCTACTTTAAACCTCATCCTGGAGAGTATTTGAATGATTTCTCAATTAGAGAGTTAGAAAAATTAAAAAACATAAAAGAAATAAAAATAATAAATGGACTTAATTTTGTTCCAGAATATACAATAGGGATGAGTTCAACAATGATTTATGAACTTTTAAATGCTGGAAGTAAAAGTTTCTTCTTAGAATCCAATGCAAAAGAAACATTTATGATGGATGATAAAGAATTTAAAAAATATTTTAGAAAAAATTTAAAGGAAATATTTTTTGAAATTTTAAATAAACAATTATAAATAACTAATTTCTTTTAATATTTTTTTAATTTTCTCTTTATTTAAAAATTTGGCATCCTTCGAATTATAAATTATCTTATTATTTTTATTTCCATCTACTCCATAAGGATAAACAACAAACATATCTTCTAACTCTTCTAAGTTATAAATTTCTTCTTCGATAATTAACTCTTCATATAGTTTTTCACCAGGCCTCTTTCCAATAATTTTAATTTCAATATCTTCTGGTTTATATCCATATTTTGGAGCGAGTTCCTCAATAACAACCTCAATTAAATCTTTAATTCTAACAGAAGGCATTTTTAAAATGAATATTTCCCCACCTTTAGCCAAATAACAAGCTTTTAAAACTAATTTAACAGCTTCATTAATAGACATTATAAATCTTGTCATATCTGGATGGGTTAAAGTTACAGGCCCTCCTTTTTTTATTTGTTCTTTTAGTAATGGCAGTATGGAACCTCTTGAATTTAGAACATTTCCAAATCTAACAACAGAAAAAGCCGTTTTTCTCTTTCCTTTATATAAATTTGCTGAAATTGTTAATCTTTCAGCCAATAATTTGGTAGCGCCCATAACATTTACTGGATTTACTGCCTTGTCTGTGCTTATTGTTATAAATTTTTCAACTTCTTCATCCATTGCTACTTCAATCAAATTTTGAGTTCCAATAACGTTAGTTTTTACAGCTTCAAATGGGTTGTATTCGCAGAGGGGAACGTGCTTTAATGCAGCTGCATGGAATACAACATCTACCTCCTCAATAGCTCTTTTTAACCTATCCTTATCCCTAACATCCCCAATAAAACATCTAATTTTCTCTGAATTTAGCTCATGTTCTAATTCAAACAATGCAGTTTCATTTATATCTAATACTCTAATTGTTTTTGGATTAAATTTTAATAATGTTTTTACTATTTCTTTACCTATTGAGCCAGTTCCTCCTGTAACGAGAATAGTTTTATCTTTATAAAAATTTGATATATCTTGAAACATTTTTTCACCTTATTATAAATTCACTTCGTATATCCATTCGTTTTCTCTACCTTTTTTAGTTTTTTTGAATCCTAATGATTCAAAAAGTTTAATGGATCGAATGTTGTTTTCTAATATTCTCGCATGTGCTTTTTTATATCCTATATTTTTCAACCACTTAAGCACGAGTGAAACTGAATGTCTTCCAATATGTTTACCCCATAAAAAGAACTCCCCAATGAGTATTCCAATTTCTGGATTATCAGTATTCAATTGTGAAACATTTACACTACCTACTTTTCTAATTGTATTATTTTCTCTAAGTAGTATTATCCAATCTACCCTATTCTCACGAGACATCCACCAAGAATAGTGTTCTTCCCACTTTAGGGGTTCTTTTTGAATATAAAAAAATTTATATATTAATGGATTAGATCTCCATGCCATTAAAAGTTCGAGATCATTATCGGTAATTTGTCTAATTATAATTTTGGAATCTTCACCAATTTTTTTACAATTATATATATTAGTTATAGCTTCAATAATCTCAAATTTCCCTTTTCCTATATGTAAATCAGTATGCTCTGCATCTATAAAATATCCTTCTTTTAAAGGATTCAAATGAGTTTTAGATATTTTCTTTAAATAATCATCATAACATTCTCTTTGTAATTCATTTTGATATAAAACGACCACTGGAATCCCTAAGAATAGTGCTTCAAACATCGTCATTCCTGGTGATGTTATAATTAAATCATTATCTTTCATAAGTTCAGCCATATTATCTATATTTTTGTAGATTTTTATTTTATCTGATTTACTATACCTTTTTAATAAATTATTCAATTCGTCTTCATATTGGAACTTAGGTCCAAGAACAACGTTAATATTAAAATCTCTATCTTTAGACAGAAGCTCTTCTAATACCTTACAGGTTAAATTTGATGGATCACTTCCACCAAAAGCTATTAATATGTTTTTTGTCTCTTTATTTTTACTTCTACTCAACATTTCTTTTTTAACCTTATAAAACTCATTTCTTAAAATCAAATACTTCGGTCCATAAAAATATAAAGTTTTATTTTCTTCATCAAAATATTTTCTGTTTTTTAATTCACTTCCAACTATTGCATTAACCACAATATCAGCATATTTATTTGATGAAGGATTTGGATTATCAAAAAATATCAATTTTTTGCATAATTCTCTTATATTCTTTGCGAAATCCTCTTCAATACCTAAATCATCAATAATAACAACATCTGGCTTTATATTTTTAATGTTTTTTAAGATATCATTATTATCGCTACATTTTATAACTTTAAAGCCATTTTCTTCTATTTTTTTAATCACATCCTCATCACTTTTCGTAAAGAATATAATTTCATTAACATTAAACTTTCTTAGTTCATTTGCTAATGATAATGTCCTATAAACATGCCCCATCCCCATCTCAACACTGCCATCAGTAATGATAGCAATCTTCATTCCTCCACCTCTCTATATGATTTTTGTCTTACATTTGAATTTATATTTTTTATTTGAGGGTTTTTATCTAAAAAATCTATAATTTGTCTAATATCTACATTAATCAAATCAAAATGTTTTTGTAATTCTAAATAAAGTTTAAAGTCCTTTATAGTATCAATTGTTAATCTAATACCCTCTCTTTTGAGATATTCTGGAGGTTCTAAATAAAAAACCTTAAATAAATTTGGATTTTCATAAATATAAGGAGTTACATGTTCTCTTTGATATTTCTCTTTTGCATTTTTCCATGCTTTCTCTAATGCATCAAAGGTAAAAACCTCACTACTTAAACCCAAAATAATATTTTTTGTTGATACATAATCAAAATTATTTTTTAATAAATATTCGACTTGTTTATCGATTAATTCAATAGATGTTAGTGGATTATCCCCAGTTATCCTAACGATAACATCCCCACTATAAAACTTAGATGCATTATAAAACCTATCCAACACATCCTTTTCAGAACCTCTAAAAACATTGACTCCTAAACTATTACAAAGCTCTACAATTGCATTATCTTCTTTTTTAATTGTTGTTGCGACAATAATATCATCTAATTTTTTAGATTTTTTTAATCTTTCTAAGAGAATCTCTAAAATACATCTATCGCCAAGTTTCAATAATACCTTATTTTTTAATCGTTTTGAACCTGTTCTTGCTTGGATTATACCTATTATTTTCATGTTATTCCCTCTTCTTTATAACTCTTGCAGGAACTCCAACAGCTACTGAATATGGGGGAATATCTCTTGTAACAACACTTCCAGCTCCAATAACAGCCCCTTCCCCAATTTTAACCCCTTTTAATATTTTAACTCCTGTTCCAATCCAAACATCATCTCCAATTTCAATAGGCTCTGAGACCATTTTCTGATTCCTTATTAATTCTCCTTTTTTAAATCCATGGTCTCCATCAATAATATGAACATGACTTGAAATTAAAACATTACTACCAATTGTTATTTTTTTAGTAGCATTTATTATTGAAAATGAACCAATTCCACAATTATCTCCAATCTCTAAAATCCCCTCTTCAAAAACGTTTAATCTAACATACGGTTCACAGTGAAAGTTCTCTCCAATAATGATTTTTCCATTGCCTCTTGCTGCTATTTCTACATCCCTTAAAAGAATCCCACTTTTGATTATTATAGTAGAGCTGTCATATTTTCTAATATGGATTTTTCCAAAATTATGAACCTTCAAAGGATTTATACCAAAAATAGACAAATATATCTTCCCAAAAACAAAAGAAGGGGCAAATTCCAAAGCCCTCATAATTTTTTTTGGATCTTTTAAAGTGTTTTTTAACAATTTAATCATGCTCAATCCCCTAATAAATCATCCCAGTATATTATATCATCCTCTTCTTTATCGTTTTTGATTTTTCTGTTTAATATTATGCTCAAATACTTTGTTTCAATACCTCTCCCCGGTCTTTTAAATGAAATATTATCAACACTTAAGTATTCTCCTTTTTTAATATTTCTTTTTGCTACAATACTTCTTCTTGCTTCAACAATAACGTCTCTTTCAGAAGGCATTGGTATCTTTTCCCCACTTCCAAGCATTTTTTCAACTAATCTTATGTTATTAACCATTTCCTTAAATTCTTCTGGGTCTGCTGACAAAGCATGATCAGGACCTTCCATATTTTTATCTAAGGTAAAGTGCTTCTCAATAACATCCGCTCCTAAGGCAACAGAAACTACTGGGGCGAGTATTCCCAATGTATGGTCAGAATATCCCACAGGGATATTGAATATACTTTTCAAGGTTTTAATAGCGTTTAAATTGACATCTTCATAAGGGGTTGGGTAAGATGAAATACAATGCAATAAAATAATATCCCTGCATCCATTATTTTCTAAAACTTTAACTGCTTCCCAAATTTCCCCAATATCAGACATTCCTGTAGATAAAATCACCGGCTTGCCTGTTTTTGCCACTTTTTCTAATAAGGGATAAAAGGTTAAATCACCAGAGGCAATTTTAAATGCAGGCACATTCATTTTATTTAATATATCAACATATTTTAAATCTAATGGTGTTGAGATAAACATAATTCCAATTTTTTCTGCATATTCTTTTAGTTCATAGAATTCCTCCTCTGACAGTTCTAAACTTTTAAATAGTTCATAATATTCTGATTTTTTGCTTATGAAATCCTCAGTATGGTAGGATTGGAATTTTATTGCATCAGCACCGCATTTTTTTGCCTCTTTTACTAACTCTTTACCTATATCGATATCCCCATTGTGATTTAATCCCCCCTCTGCAATAATAAATGTTGGCTCACCTTTACCAACATATCTATCTCCAATTTTTATCTTTTCCATAATATCATCCTCATCTGTTCTCAGAAACAATTTTTTTAACCGCATTAACTACATCAATTACATCATCATCAGTCATTTTTGGATATATTGGCAAGGAAATCTCTCTCTCATAAACCCACTCTGCATTTGGAAAATCACCTTTTTTATATCCAAAAGTTTTCCTATAAAATGGATGCAAGTGTAATGGGATAAAATGAACACTTGTTCCAATATTCTGTTTTTTTAACTCTTCAATAAATTTGGTTCTGTTTATCTTCAATCTATCGATATTTATTAACAACGGATATAAGTGCCATGCATGTTTAACATGTTTTTTTATGGTTGGAGTTATTAACCCCTCAAGATTTTCAAACTCTTCATTATAAATTTTAGCGATTTCTTCTCTTCTTTTTCTCATTATCTCTGCTTTTTTTAGTTGATGTATTCCGATTGATGCTTGAATGTCGGTCATGTTATATTTATAACCACACTCGATAATCTCATAGTACCATGAGCCCTCGGATGAGTATCTTTTCCAAGCGTCTCTACTTATCCCATGTAGTCGCAGTATTTTTATTTTTTCTGCAATCTCTTCATTGTCAGTAGTAACCATTCCCCCCTCCCCAGTGGTTATATTTTTTGTTGCATAAAAGCTGAATGATGTTGTATCTCCAATAGTACCTATTTTTTTTCCTTTATACTCTGCCCCCAATGCATGTGCAGCATCTTCAATTACATATAAATCATAGTCTCTTGCTATTTTTAATATTTCATCCATTTCACATGGATGTCCTGCATAATGGACAGGAATTATTGCCTTTGTTCTCTCAGTTATGGCATTTTCTATCTCCTCAACGTTAATATTATAGGTTTCTTTATCAATATCAACAAATACGGGCTTTGCCCTTTGATGAACTATAACGTTCCCAGTTGCTGCAAAGGTATATGGTGTAGTTATGACTTCATCTTTATCCTTTATATTTAATGCAACCAATGACAGATGTAACCCGGCTGTGCATGAATTTAAGGATATTGCAAATTTACTTCCAATATAATTTCTAAACAATTCTTCAAATTTTAATGTTTTTGGACCCATAGTTATCCAATCTGACTTTAATGTATCTATAACTTCATTTATCTCTTCTTCACCAATACATGGCCTAAATGGTGGCAAAAAACTTTCTCTTATCATTTACTCACCTTTTTATAATCTTGGAGATAATATCCTTAACCTCATATATATTTATTATCTTAAGCCCAAAAATTCCTAATATATATATTCCAAAATAAACAACTCCACAAACAAATAGCTGTAATATAACATTATCAATCAAATCCTTAATGAACATAACTGGAATTAAGCTAAAAATTCCTACTAAAATAACTAAAATCCATTTTTTATTTAGAAATTGGTGTTCTAAAAGTTTATTTAAAAACCATATTTGGAAAATCCACATTATAAAGTATCCAAATACAGTAGTTATGGCTGCCCCGATAATCCCAAACTTAGGAATTAACAAAATATTAAATATTAAGTTAAAACTTGCTCCAATATACAAAATTTTTGTTGATATGTTTGGTCTTCCAATGCCATTTAAAATATTGAACCCTATGGAATTAAATGTTAAAAACATTGCCCCAAAACTTAAAATCTGTATAGCAGGGGCTGCGGATAAATACTTGGGATTAAATAAAATATTGATGATAACAGTTGGAAAATATGCCATCAAGATAGCCAATGGGGTTACAATAATCAGAGAATACAAAAAAACTTTCTCAACACCATAACTTAATGCCTTTTTATAACCCTTTTCCCATAACTCAGAACTCATAGGGAAGAGAACTGCTCCAACAGAAAAGGCAAAATAACTTAGAATATTA
It encodes the following:
- a CDS encoding acyltransferase produces the protein MIKLLKNTLKDPKKIMRALEFAPSFVFGKIYLSIFGINPLKVHNFGKIHIRKYDSSTIIIKSGILLRDVEIAARGNGKIIIGENFHCEPYVRLNVFEEGILEIGDNCGIGSFSIINATKKITIGSNVLISSHVHIIDGDHGFKKGELIRNQKMVSEPIEIGDDVWIGTGVKILKGVKIGEGAVIGAGSVVTRDIPPYSVAVGVPARVIKKRE
- the pseC gene encoding UDP-4-amino-4,6-dideoxy-N-acetyl-beta-L-altrosamine transaminase; translation: MIRESFLPPFRPCIGEEEINEVIDTLKSDWITMGPKTLKFEELFRNYIGSKFAISLNSCTAGLHLSLVALNIKDKDEVITTPYTFAATGNVIVHQRAKPVFVDIDKETYNINVEEIENAITERTKAIIPVHYAGHPCEMDEILKIARDYDLYVIEDAAHALGAEYKGKKIGTIGDTTSFSFYATKNITTGEGGMVTTDNEEIAEKIKILRLHGISRDAWKRYSSEGSWYYEIIECGYKYNMTDIQASIGIHQLKKAEIMRKRREEIAKIYNEEFENLEGLITPTIKKHVKHAWHLYPLLINIDRLKINRTKFIEELKKQNIGTSVHFIPLHLHPFYRKTFGYKKGDFPNAEWVYEREISLPIYPKMTDDDVIDVVNAVKKIVSENR
- a CDS encoding glycosyltransferase family protein — its product is MIVEIYNFNFIRINEKEIKLFYNTYPPLKKLECYLDFIKELVSNSYKNNKFIKKDEFEHLVYNTFLYFLINWDNLYHTNQMPFYIWYNFKERVDDILKSEKDITFILNQKYVNIDYFGKYLKKFTNNIKSKNKNRIVDYIMENFQGNLIMLYFLVRKIIMNKNNNYRFDILFITDYDRYYGNNRFFGNHLFKNEEFKKLLKNFDINLTDKNYSILFTKYNFINLPKYIKDYYKKRQDYLFIEDILNLKLGFDILLNSSKIFKKVNLTNYNDEHEKFIHTMFNIFLKHKLPFVLWFYLSIKDYISKTNIKCIVGDSERNFMFYLCNIYRLWRKNIKTIAFSHEVINNNYIHLPISEKYSCIPDCKLVWNENIKKLLIDKYNFPKDKVIVFPDPRFLYWKKYPKKEKTILFVSQGYPEFYEEIFNTFRDKKLINTLIEHGYSFYFKPHPGEYLNDFSIRELEKLKNIKEIKIINGLNFVPEYTIGMSSTMIYELLNAGSKSFFLESNAKETFMMDDKEFKKYFRKNLKEIFFEILNKQL
- a CDS encoding UDP-N-acetylglucosamine 4,6-dehydratase family protein; protein product: MFQDISNFYKDKTILVTGGTGSIGKEIVKTLLKFNPKTIRVLDINETALFELEHELNSEKIRCFIGDVRDKDRLKRAIEEVDVVFHAAALKHVPLCEYNPFEAVKTNVIGTQNLIEVAMDEEVEKFITISTDKAVNPVNVMGATKLLAERLTISANLYKGKRKTAFSVVRFGNVLNSRGSILPLLKEQIKKGGPVTLTHPDMTRFIMSINEAVKLVLKACYLAKGGEIFILKMPSVRIKDLIEVVIEELAPKYGYKPEDIEIKIIGKRPGEKLYEELIIEEEIYNLEELEDMFVVYPYGVDGNKNNKIIYNSKDAKFLNKEKIKKILKEISYL
- a CDS encoding cytidylyltransferase domain-containing protein, coding for MKIIGIIQARTGSKRLKNKVLLKLGDRCILEILLERLKKSKKLDDIIVATTIKKEDNAIVELCNSLGVNVFRGSEKDVLDRFYNASKFYSGDVIVRITGDNPLTSIELIDKQVEYLLKNNFDYVSTKNIILGLSSEVFTFDALEKAWKNAKEKYQREHVTPYIYENPNLFKVFYLEPPEYLKREGIRLTIDTIKDFKLYLELQKHFDLINVDIRQIIDFLDKNPQIKNINSNVRQKSYREVEE
- a CDS encoding N-acetylneuraminate synthase family protein → MEKIKIGDRYVGKGEPTFIIAEGGLNHNGDIDIGKELVKEAKKCGADAIKFQSYHTEDFISKKSEYYELFKSLELSEEEFYELKEYAEKIGIMFISTPLDLKYVDILNKMNVPAFKIASGDLTFYPLLEKVAKTGKPVILSTGMSDIGEIWEAVKVLENNGCRDIILLHCISSYPTPYEDVNLNAIKTLKSIFNIPVGYSDHTLGILAPVVSVALGADVIEKHFTLDKNMEGPDHALSADPEEFKEMVNNIRLVEKMLGSGEKIPMPSERDVIVEARRSIVAKRNIKKGEYLSVDNISFKRPGRGIETKYLSIILNRKIKNDKEEDDIIYWDDLLGD
- the pseG gene encoding UDP-2,4-diacetamido-2,4,6-trideoxy-beta-L-altropyranose hydrolase produces the protein MKIAIITDGSVEMGMGHVYRTLSLANELRKFNVNEIIFFTKSDEDVIKKIEENGFKVIKCSDNNDILKNIKNIKPDVVIIDDLGIEEDFAKNIRELCKKLIFFDNPNPSSNKYADIVVNAIVGSELKNRKYFDEENKTLYFYGPKYLILRNEFYKVKKEMLSRSKNKETKNILIAFGGSDPSNLTCKVLEELLSKDRDFNINVVLGPKFQYEDELNNLLKRYSKSDKIKIYKNIDNMAELMKDNDLIITSPGMTMFEALFLGIPVVVLYQNELQRECYDDYLKKISKTHLNPLKEGYFIDAEHTDLHIGKGKFEIIEAITNIYNCKKIGEDSKIIIRQITDNDLELLMAWRSNPLIYKFFYIQKEPLKWEEHYSWWMSRENRVDWIILLRENNTIRKVGSVNVSQLNTDNPEIGILIGEFFLWGKHIGRHSVSLVLKWLKNIGYKKAHARILENNIRSIKLFESLGFKKTKKGRENEWIYEVNL
- a CDS encoding glycosyltransferase, with product MSNKKKQLTVMGTVWDFWSVLKMFDKLYESKYISFYEPWLKGEIDKEKIILFNEKSKNPLLWPFKILKRTYKILKIIREFKPDLVITHHDDANVSIIPVILLNKIFKISNNTKFILWVRNNPIESYKEGLYSKIIILAYKYFYKYADIIIVQTQENKKIIESHFKSLKNKTKIVPNVYEIDKLQQLSNEPLEKQYRNIFKDSFVFINIGRLTEQKGQWFLIRSFKRVTEKYPNAKLIILGDGELKNKLQELINKLNLQNNVYLLGMQKNPFKFLKHSNCFVFSSLWEGLPNTVIEALSLNLPVISTDCKTGPREILCPELNISDKIDYPYYGKYGILTKPFSREFIWQDLNEKPLIEEEKMLADLMIKMIEDEDLRKRYSNGLERAKDFDIEKIIKEWKLLIEGTI